One segment of Mycolicibacterium neworleansense DNA contains the following:
- a CDS encoding cytochrome c oxidase assembly protein, whose translation MARVRMSTAAGVWRERLTLLGIVTGCTAVLSVSAVHLGAQRLAAAGIADPGPATSAARLFGHWAGTLAGALCLGALVWIVTTATPREDGRIDTVSFAAHLLVERIAIVWACCASAMVVVSASADAGIPIGRLVAGPGLGSTIAASEVARGWCVTAICALVLAVGVRFTLHWMGHCVALLPALIGVVAVAVTGNAGQGPDHDIATSAVIVFSVAVAVLAGTKITSAVLRDVAFRRRVQMLQLTCGAVAIIYGAVLATLMLGGLPILGSAYGRAVAVAGVLLVLVWVGDGALLLTRRAPSRWVDAVSAGAMIVVTAALTLAASGVPPRFTVHEFSTWDIFLGYQLDSPPSPVSLVTEWRFDPLIGTTAIALAVGYLIAVTRLRRRGDQWPVGRTVAWCLGCAALLITTSSGVRAYGSAMFSVHMGEHMALNMFVPVLLVLGAPVTLALRVLPAAAKGGTPGPREWLVWFVHAPVTRFLSHPVTAFILFVGSLYLVYFTPLFDTLIRYHWGHEFMSVHFLLTGYLYYWGIIGIDPGPRRLPFLGRLGLLFAVMPFHAFFGIATMTMTSSLGESFYRSVNLPWLQSISDDQHLGGAIAWGSSELPVLIVVIALVAQWARQDRRAGAREDRHSDRGYDDELDAYNAMLHELSRNRR comes from the coding sequence ATGGCGCGTGTGCGCATGTCCACTGCGGCCGGGGTGTGGCGGGAACGCCTGACACTGCTCGGCATCGTCACAGGGTGCACTGCGGTGTTGTCCGTGAGCGCCGTGCACCTGGGCGCACAACGGCTGGCCGCGGCAGGGATCGCCGACCCGGGACCGGCCACCAGCGCAGCCCGGTTGTTCGGGCACTGGGCGGGCACCCTGGCGGGCGCGCTGTGCCTCGGAGCGCTCGTCTGGATCGTGACGACCGCGACACCTCGCGAGGACGGGCGAATCGACACGGTGTCCTTCGCGGCGCATCTGCTCGTCGAACGCATCGCCATCGTCTGGGCCTGTTGCGCCTCCGCGATGGTCGTCGTCTCGGCGTCCGCCGACGCGGGAATTCCCATCGGCCGGCTGGTCGCCGGACCCGGCCTCGGCAGCACCATCGCGGCATCAGAGGTCGCGCGCGGCTGGTGCGTGACAGCGATATGCGCGCTGGTGTTGGCGGTCGGCGTGCGGTTCACCCTCCACTGGATGGGTCATTGCGTGGCACTGCTGCCGGCGTTGATCGGGGTGGTCGCGGTAGCCGTGACGGGCAATGCCGGACAGGGCCCGGATCATGACATCGCCACCAGTGCCGTGATCGTCTTCTCAGTGGCGGTCGCGGTCCTGGCCGGAACGAAAATCACTTCCGCCGTATTGCGAGACGTCGCGTTCCGGCGCCGGGTCCAGATGCTGCAGCTGACGTGCGGAGCGGTCGCCATCATCTACGGTGCCGTGCTGGCCACGCTGATGCTGGGCGGACTACCGATCCTGGGATCTGCCTACGGGCGGGCCGTGGCCGTCGCCGGTGTGCTGCTGGTACTGGTGTGGGTCGGCGACGGGGCGCTTCTTCTGACGCGTCGTGCCCCGTCGCGGTGGGTCGACGCCGTGTCTGCGGGCGCGATGATCGTCGTCACCGCTGCGCTGACGCTCGCCGCGAGCGGCGTACCGCCCCGGTTCACCGTTCACGAGTTCTCAACGTGGGACATATTTTTGGGCTACCAGCTCGACTCACCCCCGAGCCCGGTCAGCCTCGTCACGGAGTGGAGGTTCGATCCGCTGATCGGGACGACAGCCATCGCCCTTGCGGTGGGTTATCTCATCGCGGTGACACGGCTGCGGCGACGCGGTGACCAGTGGCCGGTGGGACGCACTGTTGCCTGGTGCCTGGGTTGTGCAGCACTGCTGATCACCACGAGCTCCGGAGTGCGTGCCTACGGATCGGCGATGTTCAGCGTGCACATGGGTGAGCACATGGCGCTGAACATGTTCGTCCCCGTACTACTGGTGCTCGGGGCCCCCGTCACGCTCGCGCTACGAGTCCTGCCCGCCGCGGCGAAAGGCGGAACGCCGGGGCCACGTGAATGGTTGGTGTGGTTCGTGCATGCGCCGGTGACGCGGTTCCTGTCGCATCCGGTGACGGCTTTCATATTGTTCGTCGGGTCGCTGTACCTCGTCTATTTCACCCCGTTGTTCGACACCTTGATCCGGTATCACTGGGGCCACGAGTTCATGAGCGTGCACTTCCTGCTGACCGGCTACCTGTATTACTGGGGAATCATCGGGATCGACCCCGGACCGAGACGACTCCCCTTCCTCGGGCGGCTCGGGCTTCTTTTCGCCGTGATGCCGTTCCACGCCTTCTTCGGCATCGCCACCATGACGATGACGTCATCGCTCGGTGAGAGTTTCTACCGGTCTGTCAATCTGCCTTGGTTGCAGAGCATTTCGGATGACCAACACCTCGGCGGCGCCATCGCGTGGGGTTCGAGCGAGCTGCCGGTGCTCATCGTGGTGATCGCCCTGGTGGCCCAGTGGGCGCGTCAGGATCGCCGGGCGGGAGCACGTGAGGATCGCCACAGCGATCGCGGGTACGACGACGAGCTCGATGCGTACAACGCGATGCTGCACGAACTTTCCCGTAACCGTCGCTGA
- a CDS encoding DUF5134 domain-containing protein encodes MIADLALRWAVTVLFAFSALECTFALMGSRGRPGTAVSQLLHLAMAIAMMVMAWPRGAELPTLGPMYFFLGAAAWFLAGLLRSGTTQGRVADGYHAAMMLAMAWMYAVMNGNVLGHQAETAAAGSHGAHAMHMTGHHGGGAAMAMEQVSVQPPWIPAINWLLTIGFVIAATLWLYRYFAARHGAETPPFSHFGTLCRAMMAAGMAIMFGVML; translated from the coding sequence ATGATCGCCGATCTTGCGCTCCGCTGGGCGGTAACGGTGTTGTTCGCCTTCAGCGCGCTTGAGTGCACCTTCGCGTTGATGGGTTCTCGCGGCCGCCCGGGCACTGCGGTGAGTCAGCTGCTCCATTTGGCGATGGCCATCGCGATGATGGTGATGGCCTGGCCGCGTGGGGCCGAGCTGCCCACGCTGGGCCCGATGTACTTCTTCCTGGGCGCCGCTGCCTGGTTCCTGGCCGGATTGCTGAGGTCCGGGACGACCCAGGGGCGGGTGGCCGACGGCTATCACGCCGCGATGATGCTGGCGATGGCCTGGATGTATGCCGTGATGAACGGCAATGTGCTTGGGCACCAAGCAGAAACGGCCGCCGCGGGTAGCCACGGCGCGCACGCGATGCACATGACGGGGCACCATGGCGGCGGTGCGGCGATGGCGATGGAACAGGTCTCGGTGCAGCCGCCCTGGATCCCTGCCATCAACTGGCTGTTGACCATCGGCTTCGTGATCGCCGCCACGTTGTGGCTGTACCGCTACTTCGCGGCACGTCACGGGGCCGAAACGCCGCCGTTCTCGCACTTCGGCACACTGTGCCGGGCAATGATGGCCGCCGGGATGGCGATCATGTTCGGCGTGATGCTGTAG
- a CDS encoding DUF2275 domain-containing protein — MRENGPVDCVVAREALSARLDGEREPVPSARVDEHLRDCPECADWYDRAEALGLQLRDLANNGLIGAVSGRPNQKPGALGGLWNRLSRHLLTTAIVVIGIAQVSLAVAQAVGMNFGMVAAHHGSASGAHLLNESTAWSAALGIATVAMAFRRRIAPGLACVLAIYCGFLAYYVVSDALAGLVTPVRVLSHVPVALAAIVSILASRAEHSHDPSPRARGDDDESRPATPPRRHLRAADDPAA, encoded by the coding sequence ATGCGGGAGAATGGCCCGGTGGACTGCGTGGTGGCACGAGAGGCGCTTTCGGCGCGCCTCGATGGGGAGCGTGAGCCGGTCCCCTCTGCGCGCGTCGACGAGCATCTACGTGACTGCCCGGAGTGTGCCGACTGGTACGACCGGGCCGAAGCGCTGGGGCTGCAATTGCGCGACCTGGCCAACAACGGATTGATCGGCGCGGTGAGTGGACGCCCGAACCAGAAGCCCGGTGCGCTGGGCGGCCTCTGGAACCGGCTGAGCCGGCATCTGCTGACCACCGCGATCGTCGTCATCGGGATCGCCCAGGTGAGTTTGGCGGTCGCGCAGGCGGTCGGCATGAATTTCGGTATGGTCGCCGCACATCACGGGTCGGCCAGCGGAGCCCACCTGCTCAATGAGTCCACGGCGTGGTCGGCGGCACTGGGAATCGCGACAGTGGCGATGGCCTTCCGCCGTCGGATCGCGCCCGGTCTCGCCTGCGTGCTGGCGATCTACTGCGGATTCCTCGCGTATTACGTGGTGTCAGACGCGCTGGCGGGGCTGGTGACTCCGGTCCGGGTGCTGAGTCATGTGCCGGTGGCGTTGGCAGCGATCGTGTCGATCTTGGCGTCGCGCGCCGAGCATTCGCATGACCCATCACCCCGGGCACGTGGTGACGATGACGAATCGCGCCCAGCCACACCGCCCCGGCGTCACCTCCGCGCCGCCGACGACCCGGCCGCCTGA
- a CDS encoding short-chain fatty acyl-CoA regulator family protein, whose protein sequence is MTKTFAGARLRRLRDERGLTQVALARALGLSTSYVNQLENDQRPITVPVLLALSDRFDLPTQYFAPDADARLVSDLREVLADGATTAQIEELVARMPEVGQAMVSMHRRLHDATAELEAVHGRTNLDAQAGTQQPMPFEEVRDFFYDRRNYIDVLDRAAEDLFARHRLQVGGLDRQLADLLSTEFGVSVIVDNGDVLGSSVKRRYQPEAGTLHVARWLLPGQRAFQLATQIALLLHSELINSIVATDDQLSSEAKDVARIGLANYFAGALLLPYRMFLSAAEELRYDIDQLARRFEVGFETICHRLSTLQRPDARGVPFIFVRTDSAGNISKRQSATAFHFSRVGGNCPLWVVHQAFSRPGEFLTQVAQMPDGRSYFWIARTSASAPSRYRGTPKSFAIGLGCDLSHADKLVYSVGIDLSDPEATVPIGAGCRICDRPACPQRAFPYVGRPVHVDPQTSSNLPYSPTV, encoded by the coding sequence GTGACCAAGACATTCGCCGGCGCCCGTCTGCGACGGCTACGCGACGAGAGAGGCCTTACACAGGTCGCGCTGGCGCGCGCGCTGGGACTGTCGACGAGCTACGTCAACCAACTCGAGAACGACCAGCGGCCGATCACGGTCCCCGTGTTGTTGGCGCTGTCCGATCGCTTCGACCTACCGACCCAGTACTTCGCCCCCGACGCCGACGCGCGGTTGGTGTCTGACCTGCGCGAAGTCCTCGCCGACGGCGCCACGACCGCCCAGATCGAGGAGCTCGTGGCGCGCATGCCCGAGGTCGGCCAGGCCATGGTGAGCATGCATCGCCGCCTGCACGACGCCACCGCCGAACTGGAGGCGGTCCACGGCCGGACCAACCTGGATGCGCAAGCCGGTACCCAGCAGCCGATGCCGTTCGAAGAGGTGCGTGACTTCTTCTACGACCGGCGCAATTACATCGACGTCCTCGACCGCGCCGCCGAGGATCTCTTTGCCCGGCACCGCCTCCAGGTCGGCGGGCTCGACCGGCAATTGGCCGATCTGCTGTCCACCGAGTTCGGCGTCTCGGTGATCGTGGACAACGGAGATGTCCTGGGCTCCAGCGTGAAACGCCGGTACCAGCCCGAGGCCGGGACGCTGCATGTGGCCCGGTGGTTACTGCCCGGCCAACGCGCATTCCAGCTGGCCACCCAGATCGCCTTGTTGCTGCACTCTGAACTGATCAACTCCATCGTCGCCACCGATGACCAATTGAGCTCGGAGGCAAAGGACGTCGCGCGGATCGGGCTTGCCAACTATTTCGCCGGCGCCCTATTGCTGCCCTACCGCATGTTCCTGTCCGCCGCCGAGGAGTTGCGGTACGACATCGATCAGCTCGCCCGCCGCTTCGAGGTGGGATTCGAGACCATCTGCCATCGCCTGTCGACCCTGCAGCGGCCGGATGCGCGTGGGGTCCCGTTCATCTTCGTCCGTACCGACAGCGCGGGAAACATATCGAAACGCCAGTCCGCCACTGCTTTTCACTTTTCCCGGGTGGGCGGCAACTGTCCGCTGTGGGTAGTGCACCAAGCGTTCTCCCGTCCAGGCGAGTTCTTGACCCAGGTCGCTCAGATGCCTGACGGCCGGAGCTATTTCTGGATCGCAAGAACGTCGGCATCAGCACCGAGCCGGTACCGGGGTACGCCCAAGAGTTTCGCCATCGGGCTCGGCTGCGATCTGAGCCATGCCGACAAGCTCGTCTATTCGGTGGGCATCGATCTGAGCGATCCCGAAGCCACGGTGCCCATCGGAGCGGGCTGCCGGATCTGCGACCGTCCGGCCTGCCCGCAACGGGCCTTTCCCTATGTGGGCAGGCCGGTGCATGTCGACCCGCAGACCAGCAGCAATCTGCCGTACTCGCCGACGGTGTGA
- the prpD gene encoding 2-methylcitrate dehydratase PrpD, producing MLEHDVRTRRSAEDFPRSEHLAWKIAEIAADPVAVLPETEAMVINRIIDNAAVSAASVIRRPVTVARAQALAHQAPRGATVFGVDGTVSPEWAAWANGVAVRELDFHDTFLAAEYSHPGDNIPALVAVAQQLGVNGADLIRGIATAYEVQVDLVKGICLHKHKIDHVAHLGPSVAAGLGAMLRLDPETIYAAIGQSLHLTTATRQSRKGLISSWKAYAPAWAGKVAIEAVDRAMRGEGSPAPIWEGEDGVIAWMLAGPEHTYQVPLPAPGEPKRAILDTYTKEHSAEYQSQAPIDLARRMRERIGDLDQIATIVLHTSNHTHVVIGTGSNDPQKFDPDASRETLDHSVMYIFAVALQDGTWHHERSYAPERAHRPDTIELWRKISTVEDPEWTRRYHSNDPTEKAFGAKAIITLKSGETIVDELAVADAHPLGARPFEREQYVAKFAELAEGVVEAEEQQRFLCAVQNVSAAKSGGLGALNVRVDPRVLDKAPTIPSGIFR from the coding sequence ATGCTTGAACATGACGTCAGAACCCGGCGCAGTGCCGAAGACTTCCCGCGCAGTGAACACCTGGCTTGGAAGATCGCCGAGATCGCCGCCGACCCGGTGGCCGTGCTGCCCGAGACCGAGGCGATGGTGATCAACCGCATCATCGACAACGCCGCGGTGTCGGCCGCGTCGGTGATCCGCCGGCCCGTGACGGTGGCCCGGGCCCAGGCACTGGCCCACCAGGCACCGCGCGGTGCCACCGTGTTCGGCGTCGACGGCACGGTTTCGCCCGAATGGGCGGCCTGGGCCAACGGCGTCGCGGTTCGCGAACTGGACTTCCACGACACGTTCCTGGCCGCCGAGTACTCCCATCCGGGTGACAACATCCCCGCGCTCGTCGCCGTGGCACAGCAACTCGGCGTGAACGGCGCTGATCTGATCCGCGGCATCGCCACCGCCTACGAGGTGCAGGTCGATCTGGTCAAGGGAATCTGCCTGCACAAGCACAAGATCGACCATGTCGCCCACCTCGGGCCGTCGGTTGCCGCCGGCCTGGGCGCCATGCTGCGGCTGGATCCCGAAACCATCTACGCGGCAATCGGTCAGTCGTTGCACCTGACCACCGCAACCCGCCAGTCGCGCAAGGGACTGATCTCCAGCTGGAAGGCCTACGCGCCGGCATGGGCAGGAAAGGTGGCCATCGAGGCCGTGGACCGCGCGATGCGCGGCGAAGGGTCGCCCGCGCCCATCTGGGAGGGTGAGGACGGTGTGATCGCCTGGATGCTCGCAGGTCCCGAGCACACCTACCAGGTTCCGCTGCCCGCCCCGGGCGAACCCAAACGCGCCATCCTGGACACGTACACCAAGGAGCACTCGGCGGAGTACCAGAGCCAGGCGCCGATCGACCTGGCCCGCCGCATGCGCGAGCGTATCGGCGACCTGGATCAGATCGCCACGATCGTGCTGCACACCAGCAACCACACGCATGTGGTGATCGGTACCGGATCCAACGATCCGCAGAAATTCGATCCGGACGCGTCCCGCGAGACCCTGGACCACTCGGTGATGTACATCTTCGCCGTCGCGTTGCAGGACGGCACCTGGCACCACGAGCGGTCTTACGCCCCCGAGCGGGCTCACCGTCCCGACACCATCGAACTGTGGCGCAAGATCTCCACCGTGGAGGATCCGGAGTGGACCCGGCGCTACCACTCGAACGACCCGACCGAGAAGGCGTTCGGTGCCAAGGCAATCATCACCCTCAAGAGCGGTGAGACGATCGTGGACGAACTCGCGGTCGCCGATGCGCATCCGCTCGGAGCCCGTCCCTTCGAACGCGAACAGTACGTCGCGAAGTTCGCCGAACTGGCCGAGGGCGTCGTCGAAGCCGAAGAGCAGCAACGGTTCCTGTGCGCGGTCCAGAACGTTTCGGCGGCCAAGTCCGGTGGGCTCGGTGCGCTCAACGTCCGGGTCGATCCGCGGGTGTTGGACAAGGCGCCGACGATCCCCTCGGGGATATTTCGATGA
- the prpB gene encoding methylisocitrate lyase — MTGLLGSEVPASEKRRKFRRGLESGRLLRFPGAFSPLVAKLVAQIGFDGVYVSGAVLSADLGLPDIGLTTLTEVAGRGAQIASATDLPTLIDADTGFGEPMSAARTVTLLEDAGLTGLHLEDQVNPKRCGHLDGKAVVETSEMVKRLRAAVSARRDPDFIICARTDAAGIEGIPAAIDRAKAYAGAGADLIFTEALHTPADFEQFREAVDVPLLANMTEFGKSELLTTRQLSEIGYNMVIYPVTTLRLAMHAVEVGLREIASAGTQSGLIDQMQHRSRLYELLRYHDYNQFDSDIYNFSLQGATA; from the coding sequence ATGACGGGGCTACTCGGCTCCGAGGTCCCGGCCTCGGAGAAGCGCCGGAAGTTTCGTCGAGGCCTGGAGTCGGGGCGGCTCCTGCGTTTTCCCGGTGCGTTCTCCCCGCTGGTGGCCAAGCTCGTCGCGCAGATCGGTTTCGACGGCGTCTACGTTTCCGGTGCGGTGCTGTCCGCCGACCTGGGTCTGCCCGACATCGGGTTGACGACGCTGACAGAAGTGGCGGGCCGTGGCGCCCAGATCGCTTCAGCCACAGACCTTCCGACGTTGATCGACGCCGACACCGGATTCGGCGAACCGATGAGTGCGGCCCGAACGGTGACGTTGCTCGAAGACGCGGGCCTGACCGGACTGCACCTCGAAGATCAGGTCAATCCCAAGCGATGCGGGCATCTCGACGGGAAAGCAGTGGTGGAGACTTCCGAGATGGTCAAGCGGCTGCGCGCCGCTGTCTCGGCGCGGCGTGACCCGGACTTCATCATCTGCGCCCGCACCGACGCTGCGGGGATCGAGGGGATCCCCGCAGCGATCGACCGGGCCAAGGCCTACGCCGGCGCGGGGGCCGACCTGATCTTCACCGAGGCGCTGCACACTCCGGCGGATTTCGAGCAGTTCCGGGAAGCGGTCGATGTTCCGCTGCTGGCCAACATGACCGAGTTCGGAAAATCCGAGCTGCTGACGACCCGGCAGTTGTCCGAGATCGGCTACAACATGGTGATCTACCCGGTGACCACGCTGCGCTTGGCGATGCACGCAGTCGAGGTAGGACTGCGTGAAATCGCTTCGGCAGGAACACAATCCGGACTGATCGATCAGATGCAGCATCGAAGCCGGCTGTATGAGCTCCTGCGCTACCACGACTACAACCAGTTCGACTCGGACATCTACAATTTCTCGCTGCAAGGGGCGACAGCATGA
- a CDS encoding bifunctional 2-methylcitrate synthase/citrate synthase, producing MTVTANDTVKPSIHKGLAGVVVDTTAISKVVPETNSLTYRGYAVQDLAAHCSFEQVAYLLWHGELPTDQELGLFSQRERASRRIDRSMQSLLAKIPDNCHPMDVVRTAISYLGAEDPEEDDSSPSANFAKSLRMFAVLPTIVAADMRRRRGLEPIAPHSHLGYSENFLNMCFGEVPDPVIVKAFEQSMILYAEHSFNASTFAARVVTSTQSDIYSAVTAAIGALKGSLHGGANEAVMHDMLEIGSADRAAEWLHGKLTRKDKVMGFGHRVYKSGDSRVPTMKAALASVSEVRDGRRWLDIYDRLEQNMLAATGIKPNLDFPTGPAYYLMGFDIPSFTPLFVMSRITGWTAHIMEQAGSNALIRPLSDYSGHPQRALT from the coding sequence ATGACCGTTACCGCGAACGACACAGTCAAGCCGAGTATCCACAAGGGTCTGGCCGGTGTGGTGGTCGATACCACCGCCATCTCCAAGGTTGTCCCGGAGACCAACTCGCTGACCTATAGAGGCTACGCGGTGCAGGATCTGGCTGCGCACTGCAGCTTCGAGCAGGTCGCCTACCTGCTGTGGCACGGGGAACTCCCCACAGATCAGGAACTGGGGCTGTTCTCGCAGCGCGAGCGGGCTTCTCGGCGCATCGACCGCTCGATGCAATCACTATTGGCCAAGATTCCCGACAACTGCCATCCGATGGACGTGGTCCGGACCGCAATCAGCTATCTCGGCGCCGAGGATCCCGAGGAGGACGACAGCAGCCCGTCCGCCAACTTCGCCAAGTCGTTGCGGATGTTCGCGGTGCTGCCCACCATCGTCGCCGCCGATATGCGCCGGCGGCGGGGATTGGAGCCGATCGCGCCGCACAGCCACCTGGGCTACTCGGAGAATTTCCTCAACATGTGCTTCGGCGAAGTGCCGGATCCGGTGATCGTCAAGGCTTTTGAGCAGTCGATGATCCTCTACGCCGAGCACAGCTTCAACGCCTCCACCTTCGCGGCGCGCGTGGTCACCTCAACGCAGTCCGATATCTACAGCGCCGTTACGGCCGCCATCGGGGCTTTGAAGGGGTCGCTCCACGGCGGCGCCAATGAGGCAGTGATGCACGACATGCTTGAGATCGGCAGCGCCGATCGCGCCGCGGAATGGTTGCACGGCAAGTTGACCCGCAAGGACAAGGTGATGGGGTTCGGTCACCGGGTCTACAAGAGTGGCGATTCCCGGGTGCCCACCATGAAGGCCGCGCTGGCCAGTGTGTCCGAGGTTCGCGACGGTCGGCGGTGGCTGGACATCTACGACCGCCTGGAGCAGAACATGCTCGCCGCCACCGGGATCAAGCCCAACCTCGACTTCCCGACCGGGCCGGCCTACTACCTGATGGGATTCGATATCCCAAGCTTCACACCGCTGTTCGTGATGAGCCGGATCACCGGCTGGACCGCCCACATCATGGAGCAGGCCGGGTCGAACGCCCTCATCCGGCCGCTCAGTGACTACAGCGGGCATCCACAGCGGGCGCTGACCTAG